In Daphnia pulicaria isolate SC F1-1A chromosome 9, SC_F0-13Bv2, whole genome shotgun sequence, the genomic stretch TTTGCAAAAAGGTTAAGAAACGTTTACCTAAATGTGCTTCATGTAAGTCGGCCAAATATTGCAGTTCCATTTGTCAGAAAACTGACTGGAATCATCACAGGGATTTGTGCCGAAAAACCAGAGACTATGAAGAGAAAAATGCTCCCTTTACTTTGGCTTAAGCTATGGGTTTGCCGATTGGTTAAGCAATGGATTAATGGGTTTTcatcctatttttctttcgaccAAGACATTTGTTAATCTAGAGAATGTATCACCGGAAAAGTAATCGTgcttaaaattttcctttttaagtAATTATGCTTGCACCTAATGTTGAGGATTGCGATCATTTTTGTCTCACTGCTGGTTttgattgttgttgtcgtttggTTTCGTTAGATCTAACCCGGATTTTGTACGTAatcgtattttattttgtttttaaaacgaaATAATATACCTCCTtcttttaattgttatttagTTGTTTTTGGTAACTAATGTGTTTACAGAATCTCCCTAGATTATAGGATATTGAGCTAAATATTTACGGGGTAAACTTGTCCGTTTTAATATTTGTGTTTAGTAGCGCAGAGTAAATGTTGGACGTTTCaactaaaattgaaataatggtGTTCAAAGTGCTGAAGGATTCCATCGCTTAACTTCTTCATAAACCGTTATCTCATTCAAGGTACaaatgattgtttttttttcttgtgtttaaTAAGAAGTGACATATTTTATTATCAACAGGTGACATTGTCTCACTGGATCTCCTTCGGTCAGACGGATTTGTATTTGTGACTGCTCACCGATTATTCGTTCGACTGTATAATTTGCgaaatcaatatttttcacttttttcgcaATAGAGTTGGAAGCTTGCCTATTAGTGCGAATCAATTGAACAGAAAGCTGATTATGGCAACACTACAGATAAACGTGTACAGTAGAAGTACAGATAGAAGTGTACAGTAGGAGACTTTTAATCAACAGAAGAGAAGATGCTTTCAGCCATCAGTATGACGACAAGTCTTTGTGCGGTAAataatatatttctttttaaaagtaaatagGTAAATACCGTAAAGTGTGGTGCCTAAGTTGGTGTCTGATGAAAGGAAACTCAATTAACTTAATTaggaacttttattttattttttatttttttttgttagaatTGGTTATTAGAACTAATCCAGAATTAGTGGAGCTCtaataatgcaaaaaacaaattctttaaaaaaatttaattttaagtatGATTAACTCAAGAGTAGATATATAAAGATGCAAAGTCAGAGGCTCAGAGTGTGTCCTTACATATTAAATTTGGTGGGCCTACAAGATACAACTGACCAAATCGTtcgaaaacattttatttcacatttttttttttactgatgcgcagttttaaaattatacgTGACTCAACAAGGTCTACGGAAGTTCGATAAAAATCTGTATTCGATCAAACTTCAAGGTCCCTTGCTAGGCGATCAGTGGTCTTATCGCAAATGAAACTGATGCAAAATGACACTTTCATGGCCATCTTAATTTCCATCAGCACCAGCCACAGCCCCTCAAAGATTGACTGCCGCCATATGAAATtggtaatgaaaacaaatattgttgttttttttgttttttaaatttattttatacttTAATACCGAATACTAGTATactaagaaataaatttaacgtaaaataataattaacattAACATTTTTGTTGGTTCTGTTGAGAAGCATAGGGATACTTCTGCGTCTTAGTCTGGTCGTAGTTAAATTgcgtaaattaatttatcgCTGTACTGTTGATAAACAATtttgcgtattttttttttttttttttttagtttaaagtTCAAGGATCATCTGTTAAATCCCTAGTCAGTGCATCGTTGGGGTCATGGCGTTCGATAGTACGTGCCGCACGCGAAAGAAATATAGCCAAAACATGTTCCTATAAATCTCAACAGATTGTATGGCTGATTCGTAGAATTTACaactttcatttaatttttaaggtcGTAGTAAAATTTCAATCTCAGCAATAATAATTATCAATCACCCTTGAAGTTAATTCTTCGATCTGAAAGAACTTCACAATCCTTGTAGTCGTACGTTTTACTTGCTTTCGTGCAAATAAAGCATTTTTGAAGGCTAACGTGAGAATAAGATAGAGATCACATTACTTGTTACCAGCATATAAAAAGGAATAGAAATGGCATTCACATCAATTCACTGTCGCCAGTGATTCTTTAAGAGACTACAACACAGGATGTCACGACTGAGGCTGTTGGCCCTCGCTCTTCTCCTTGTTGCCGGCCAGTGCCATGCagaaggtaaagaaaaataattcaaacaatttttcgattttaaagaattatgATTTACTTAaactgtattttttatttaacgtCTATTCAGGTTTGTTTGAGGATGGTCAAGAATACCAGTACAGTTACCTTACTTTCACTACAACCGGCGTTCGTGACCCCACTCCATCTGGCTCCTCTTTCGGCATCCGCGGCAACTTGCTCATCCAGAAACAAGCCGGAGAAGCCATCGTCAAGGtagatattatttttaaacattttctctGTCTCAAAATAGATTGTCTTATTTAACAATTTGTATTGTTCAATAGCTTTCAGATGTGACCTTAGGTATGCACAATGGCCCCGACACTCTTCTGTCGACCGTCAAGTTCTTGAAGAAGCCCGAGTTGGTTTTGTTGGAGAAAcccttcaaaatttctttcctgAATGGAAAGGTAAAACACGAACTCCTAATTTTTTATgaattgtaaaaaatgtaACATCATGTTACTTTCAGATTACCGGATTCGATGCTGACGCTTCAGATGCCGAATGGTCCATCAACATCAAGAAGGGTTTGGCCACCAAGTTGCAAATGGACGTCGTTGCCGGAGAAATCGGCAAGGGCGACACTGCTTTCTTGCGTACTGTTgaggtaaataaaatttctgcAATTAAAATTACTAGAAGCGCAATAAATAATGAATTTGATTATGCAAAAAATTAGGACACTGTCGTCGGTACCTGTAACACTACCTACTCGTTCGGAGGTTCTGAAAAGGGTCGCTTGATGCTGATTAAGCAACGCACTCAGAGCGAATGCACCAACGTTCCTCGTATGGGTCACAACAGCTTCGGAGCCACCAACTGTGCTGGTAAATCACAGGATGAGCTCGTCGCCACCACTCAGCTTTACTACCAGCTTAGCCGTGGAGCAAGCAGCAACACTGCCAAGGCCCACATCATCTCATCTTTCGGTTACCAGGTTCTCCAATGGCACCCACCTGCAGGCTCTCCTTTCTACAACTTGGCCAAGTATGATCAAGTCGTTTTCTTGTGTTAGCTTCTTAAATAATTACTaactattttgtttatttcttccaTTGCATAGCACTACTTTGGTTCTCAAGTCATCCGGCCCCATTGCCAAGCCCATCTCCGCTTCTGGCCTGACCAAGCACTATGGCAGCCTTCGTTACACCCTCAAGCGCCCTATCCCCACACCCGAGGATATCGACTTGGCTCGCGAGGAGGATTTCTTGCACCCCGAGGAACCCCAATCCCAACAAGCTCTCCGTGCTAAGGTAAGCGATTAATAATTTATCTATTAAAATGTTGCACtgtttgatttaaaattggAATTCTTCAGGCTGTTCCCACTTTGACTAAGCTGAAGGAAGTCATTGGATCATCAGCCCTTAATGATGAAACTCTTTTGGATCCCACCGCTATGGCCGCCCTCCAGCTTTTCCAGGCAATGAGCTTGGAAAGTTTGAAAGCTGTctggaaaaatgttgaaagcgACGAGGAGCTCAAGTAATTTTCATgaaattagtttttcaaatccaATTGATACTgatgtaaattttttgtttaggaaCTTGTTCACCGAGATGATCCCACTTACTGGCACCAACCCCGCTGCTTTGTTGATCAAGGAATTGGTTCTGGGTGGCAAACTCAGCGAGATGGAAGCTCGTCGTATGGTTGCTTTCCTCCCCTATTACTTGCGCATGCCATCTGAGAAACTGTTGACCTCCTGGGAGGATCTCTTGAAGGAGAGCCCCAGCATCAAGACCAAGTAGGATTGACGTTATAATACCTTTGTTTAAATGATTTCTCTAAATGTTtgacttgtaaaaaaaaaattagggaaTTGAGAGGTGCCATTGCTTTGGCTTTCGGTCATTTGGTTGGCGTCACCTGCGGTGGCAACAAATTGCGTCCCTGCAAGACCGACACCATCAACAAGTACACCCGCATGTCCTATGAAGCCTTCAAGTCGGCAAAGACCCACCCCGAGATGATCGTTGCCTTGAGCACTCTGCGCAACACCAACTTGCTCCCTGCCATTGAGCGTCTTATTCCTCACGTCAAGAGCGGCTCCGTTCCTCACGCCGTCCGCCCCCACGTCATCTTCGCCCTGCAGCCCATCGCCGCAGTGAACCGCAACAAGTTCTTGTCTGCTGTTCTCCCCCTGATCCTCAATGCCACCGAGACCACCGAGATCCGTATCGCCGCCATCTCTACCCTGTTCCGCGTTCAACCCACTTTCCTCGAGCTGCAACAGCTGATCGCTGGCGCCATTTGGGAACGCAATCAGGAAGTTCTTAACTTCATGATGACCACCTTCCGCGTAAGTCCAAATCGAATTACAATAACATCAGTCAATTGATTCACTTTTCCTTTGCAGAACTACGCCGATTCCAAGAATCCTTGCATCAAGCCTATCGCCAACCAACTGCAATTGTTGTTGCGTCGCGTCGCCCACATCAAAACCAACTTCTTCCGTTCCAGCAACCGCGTCTTCGACTTCCAAGACCAGAAATATGGTTTCGGTGGTGGTCTGCAACTTGCCACTATCTACGGTGAAGAGTCCCGCGCTCCCCTCATCATTTCCGGACGTGCCAACTATCGCGTTTCTGAATTCAACTACGTCCCTCTTGAGATCATGATTCGTTTGGAAGGTAAATTTTAACCTTAATCGGTGAATTCTCTgtacaaaaagtaaaaatcgtGTTCTTTCGTATTATTCCACGACCAGGTGTTGAGGATGCTTACGTCCGTCTCTTCCGCAAACTGGATCCCAAGGACTTCAAGCTGGATACTCTGAAGGATCTTTTGCAAAAGACCATGAAGATTGTTCCTCGCCAACAGGCTCCCATGAAGATGGAAATCTTGTTGCGCTCCCAAGGCTACACTTTGATGTACCGTCACATGGCCATGGAAGAAATCGCTGGACTGATGGAAGGAAAGGGATTGGTCGAGATGATCTCCCGTGGCTTGAAATTGACCCGCAGCATGGTCATGCTCGGCGGACAGCACATCAGCTGGAGGGCCAACGATGTCGGTCTGCCCGTCGGTGTCGGCCTGAGCACTCCTGGATTCGCTCGCCACCAGTTGGCATATGGCAACGTTAACCAGCCCAACAAGCTCGGCCGCTCCATCCTGGCCGATTTGGACGTCACTTTGCAAGTCGTCACTTACATGGTCGCCTACAATCCTCTCGGAGTTTCCCAGGGAATCATCAAGGCTCGCGGATCTCGCGTCCACTTGCCCGCCAACATTTTGGTCGGATTCTCTCCCTCCGACAGCCAAGTCGAAATCAAGATGAACACTCCCACCGAAGAGAAACCCCTGTCCTACCTGTTCACCAGCAAGACTGCCGCTTTCATGTGGGGCAAAGACGATTCTAAGGCTCTCTCTTACCTCAAGGATACTTGCTCCGAATGCGAACCCAAAGCTTTGGTAACCCGTGGAGAGCAATTCCGCAaaggtaattatttaaaagcctttattttcaattatttgacGAAttgcaaataatgaaatttattttctgaacAGGACAAGTGGTTCGTGAAAACATCAACGAACTCTTGGGCATGGAATCCCACGTCGAAGTTTACAACTGCGAGACTTACACCGGCAAGGCCTCCATCGCCAAGGTGATGTACGAATCCTTCAAGCCCTCGGAAATCAACTCGCACGGTAGCGTGCCCGGTTTCCTCGTCATGGGATTCATGCAAATGCGCAACTACTTCTACCAATACCCACCCACTGGCGCCTGCTCCATGAAGGCTGTCCTGCACAGGACTCAAGTGAACCCTGCTGAAGCtattgaaatcaagttgaagATGGATTCTGCCGTCCCAACTGGCAAGAAGGCCGCTCCCGGCAAGACTTTCAGCAACGTCAAGGGTGCCGTCACTTTGTTGGGCTCCCCCGAACGCAAATGGAACGTCGAAGTCAACATTGAGAAGGAACCTTTCAACGTTAAATCACAGGTCGCTGTCAAGATTGCCCGTCTTGCCAACCCTGGACTTAAGGTTCCCAGCCGCGCTCTTTGCGTCAACGTCAAGACCGCCTGGGCTAATCTTCCCGAGGACATTTTCGAGACCCCGTCGACTATTGAGCCCTCCGTTCAGCGTGAAGTTTCCTTCGTGTGGGGTGAGGCTCCTTCCGACCAGTGCCCTAAGGCCAACGCCAAGGACATCTCCACCATTATGGTCAAGGTTCAGGGCAACATCACTGAAGCTCAACGTGAAGCCGCCACCAGCCGCAACACCTATCCTTATGATCGCTGCGATTTGGACCGCAATGATGCCGGCCGCTCTGGCATCGTTGGCCCAATGACCCAGGTAATGAAtcggattatttttttttttttattattatttgcctTTTGAAATTACGTAATTTGAAGCAATGGATGATTCTAACGTCGTTTCCATCCGTTTAGGCTTGTTACGAAGCTGTCCTGCACTACGCCACTCCCCGTAGCTACGTTTTGGACATCCACTACGCCAACTTGTCTCCCCGTGGTCAGATGGCTCTCGCCCGTGTCGACACTATGCTGAAGGCCTCCTTGTTGCCCTACTGGAGCATGCATGCCCCTCATGGCCCCACTGCCACCGCCAAGAAGGTCATCGGTGCCGGTCACATTGAATTGAAGTTGGACGTTAACGAAGACGATGTTGATCTCCATGTCCACACCGATGTGATGCACAGCCACTACGAGAACGTGGATATCCTCAAGAACTTGGGCATGGCTCTGCGCAACGCCCGTCTGCCCATGTCGCAAATGTTCGCCATCAAGGCTGGTTTCGTCGGCATTTGCGACGTTGCCCCCAAGGCCGTCGTCACTTTCGACAATGTCACCATGAACGCTGACCTGCCCACCTGCTACACTCTCATCTCGGCCGACTGCTCTCCCACTCCTCGCTACGCAGTCTTCGCCAAGAAGACCACTGGCCCATCTCTTCCCTTGGCCGTCAAAATCTACGCCGGTGGCCACACCCTCGAACTGAACCCCGTCGCTAGCGGAGTCGAAGTTAAG encodes the following:
- the LOC124312799 gene encoding vitellogenin-2-like, which produces MSRLRLLALALLLVAGQCHAEGLFEDGQEYQYSYLTFTTTGVRDPTPSGSSFGIRGNLLIQKQAGEAIVKLSDVTLGMHNGPDTLLSTVKFLKKPELVLLEKPFKISFLNGKITGFDADASDAEWSINIKKGLATKLQMDVVAGEIGKGDTAFLRTVEDTVVGTCNTTYSFGGSEKGRLMLIKQRTQSECTNVPRMGHNSFGATNCAGKSQDELVATTQLYYQLSRGASSNTAKAHIISSFGYQVLQWHPPAGSPFYNLANTTLVLKSSGPIAKPISASGLTKHYGSLRYTLKRPIPTPEDIDLAREEDFLHPEEPQSQQALRAKAVPTLTKLKEVIGSSALNDETLLDPTAMAALQLFQAMSLESLKAVWKNVESDEELKNLFTEMIPLTGTNPAALLIKELVLGGKLSEMEARRMVAFLPYYLRMPSEKLLTSWEDLLKESPSIKTKELRGAIALAFGHLVGVTCGGNKLRPCKTDTINKYTRMSYEAFKSAKTHPEMIVALSTLRNTNLLPAIERLIPHVKSGSVPHAVRPHVIFALQPIAAVNRNKFLSAVLPLILNATETTEIRIAAISTLFRVQPTFLELQQLIAGAIWERNQEVLNFMMTTFRNYADSKNPCIKPIANQLQLLLRRVAHIKTNFFRSSNRVFDFQDQKYGFGGGLQLATIYGEESRAPLIISGRANYRVSEFNYVPLEIMIRLEGVEDAYVRLFRKLDPKDFKLDTLKDLLQKTMKIVPRQQAPMKMEILLRSQGYTLMYRHMAMEEIAGLMEGKGLVEMISRGLKLTRSMVMLGGQHISWRANDVGLPVGVGLSTPGFARHQLAYGNVNQPNKLGRSILADLDVTLQVVTYMVAYNPLGVSQGIIKARGSRVHLPANILVGFSPSDSQVEIKMNTPTEEKPLSYLFTSKTAAFMWGKDDSKALSYLKDTCSECEPKALVTRGEQFRKGQVVRENINELLGMESHVEVYNCETYTGKASIAKVMYESFKPSEINSHGSVPGFLVMGFMQMRNYFYQYPPTGACSMKAVLHRTQVNPAEAIEIKLKMDSAVPTGKKAAPGKTFSNVKGAVTLLGSPERKWNVEVNIEKEPFNVKSQVAVKIARLANPGLKVPSRALCVNVKTAWANLPEDIFETPSTIEPSVQREVSFVWGEAPSDQCPKANAKDISTIMVKVQGNITEAQREAATSRNTYPYDRCDLDRNDAGRSGIVGPMTQACYEAVLHYATPRSYVLDIHYANLSPRGQMALARVDTMLKASLLPYWSMHAPHGPTATAKKVIGAGHIELKLDVNEDDVDLHVHTDVMHSHYENVDILKNLGMALRNARLPMSQMFAIKAGFVGICDVAPKAVVTFDNVTMNADLPTCYTLISADCSPTPRYAVFAKKTTGPSLPLAVKIYAGGHTLELNPVASGVEVKANDKVVKVENNKPYVLADKDNVIQYIVVSKIGARYFVQVPVLKLTFRYTGDDITSMIPATHRAQHCGLCGDYNGQFSRELVSPSGCNVKDATDLARSYVLRDNKCKESIPVPPCVAEPISVGERYQSSRL